The proteins below are encoded in one region of Elusimicrobiaceae bacterium:
- a CDS encoding DUF805 domain-containing protein, with protein sequence MFKTYFMDVITQHFFDFKGRATRKQFWLFTLFNLIFLVILTALGTMSGSVGTLFRTLYYIYSLVLLLPSLGLTVRRLHDINFRGWWVLLVFIPVVGPLTLLVFYILPSKEPNRF encoded by the coding sequence ATGTTTAAAACGTATTTCATGGACGTAATTACTCAGCATTTCTTTGATTTCAAAGGCCGTGCTACCCGCAAACAGTTTTGGCTGTTTACGTTGTTCAATTTGATCTTTTTGGTCATTTTGACAGCCTTAGGAACCATGAGTGGCTCTGTCGGAACTTTGTTCCGCACGCTGTATTACATTTACAGTTTAGTGTTACTTCTTCCCAGCTTGGGTTTAACTGTGCGCCGCTTGCACGATATTAACTTTCGCGGTTGGTGGGTACTGTTAGTGTTCATTCCGGTTGTAGGGCCTCTTACTTTGTTAGTGTTCTACATCTTGCCCAGCAAAGAACCGAATCGCTTCTAA
- a CDS encoding GtrA family protein gives MEKLLACFKGFCLWIERWTHIPEQMWRFLMIGALNTAFAYGLYALFIFVGLHYTLAVLLSTVIGICFSFKTLGGLVFDNPDNRLIFKFFAVYTGCYFLNIFLLGLFSRYVWNNLYAAGLFSSLVVAAVSFCINKYFVFKK, from the coding sequence ATGGAAAAACTGCTGGCCTGTTTTAAAGGATTTTGTTTGTGGATAGAGCGTTGGACGCATATCCCGGAGCAGATGTGGCGTTTTTTAATGATTGGGGCCCTTAATACGGCTTTTGCGTATGGACTGTATGCTTTGTTTATTTTTGTAGGATTACACTATACGCTGGCGGTATTATTGTCCACGGTAATCGGTATTTGTTTTAGCTTTAAAACCTTGGGCGGGCTGGTTTTTGATAATCCCGATAACCGACTGATTTTTAAGTTTTTTGCCGTATATACCGGGTGCTATTTTCTAAATATTTTTCTGCTGGGTCTGTTTAGCCGCTATGTGTGGAATAATCTATATGCGGCCGGCCTGTTTAGCTCGCTAGTGGTGGCGGCGGTCAGTTTTTGCATTAATAAATATTTCGTATTTAAGAAATAA
- a CDS encoding sulfatase-like hydrolase/transferase produces MNLKQIFSFCSAEYVLCCLLALIYFMISGFYPTVTGGIFTALFITGHFFLLALGLFILLALCRLIGEKTAYWGSLLIGFLVNTTLLLDIFVYTQYRFHISGAMLQLFFGPAGREIFVFPTSTYFVLAVALIVILAATWGLVRLACKWQLSVKMMSCMSLMAVLCFAGYNGMYAWGKFMLVPSVLTQVTYLPWANPMSMNRRLRKMGFEPKHEPYETPRAGALNYPVAPLSCAPQQKPNILVILIDAWRADSFTAQTMPYTYAAYKNAPDAFYFTNHLSGGNATEAGVFSLFYSMPYAYWDTITGAKMRPVLMAELDKQGYQFGIFASSRLNSPEFNQNVFADIENLRLSSKGEEKWQRDEDAQQDFLHFLDTRNPQQPFFGFLFYDSAHGQSLPPDYQGPFAPSAPDVMNYLLLTKNTDPTPYLNRYKNSVHYIDGLLHQVFTRLKEKGLDKNTVIILTGDHGQEVNDTRHNFWGHNSNFAKYQTRVPLLVWWPGMQGQQVDRRTAHYDIVPLLLRHALLCNNAVSDYSSGYDLLDTTPRPWTIISSYTNKAVQEGNKISVLNNYGGMVTYDEDFTSTDTPVSAKALNESLKEFSHFYK; encoded by the coding sequence ATGAACCTAAAACAAATTTTTTCCTTCTGTAGCGCAGAATATGTGTTGTGCTGTTTGTTGGCGCTGATTTATTTTATGATCAGCGGGTTCTATCCTACCGTAACAGGGGGGATTTTTACCGCCCTGTTTATCACGGGACATTTCTTTTTACTGGCACTGGGTTTATTCATACTGCTGGCCTTGTGTCGCCTGATAGGGGAAAAAACAGCTTATTGGGGCAGTCTGCTGATAGGATTTTTAGTAAACACCACGCTACTGCTGGACATTTTTGTATATACGCAATATCGCTTCCATATCAGTGGGGCTATGTTGCAACTCTTTTTTGGTCCGGCCGGACGAGAAATTTTTGTCTTTCCAACTTCCACTTACTTCGTACTAGCGGTCGCTTTAATTGTTATTTTGGCAGCCACTTGGGGACTAGTACGTCTGGCCTGCAAATGGCAATTATCCGTCAAAATGATGAGTTGCATGAGTTTAATGGCGGTGCTGTGTTTTGCCGGATATAATGGCATGTATGCTTGGGGAAAATTTATGTTAGTTCCGTCAGTCCTCACGCAAGTAACCTATCTACCTTGGGCAAACCCCATGAGCATGAACCGACGTCTGCGCAAAATGGGTTTTGAGCCGAAACACGAGCCTTATGAAACCCCGCGGGCCGGTGCTTTGAATTATCCGGTGGCTCCCTTATCTTGCGCGCCCCAGCAAAAGCCCAATATCCTAGTCATTTTGATTGATGCGTGGCGGGCCGATTCTTTTACTGCGCAAACGATGCCTTACACCTATGCGGCTTATAAAAATGCCCCTGATGCCTTTTATTTTACGAATCACTTATCAGGCGGTAATGCCACCGAAGCAGGCGTGTTTTCCCTGTTTTATTCTATGCCTTATGCTTATTGGGATACTATTACCGGTGCCAAAATGCGTCCTGTCTTAATGGCAGAGTTGGATAAACAGGGCTATCAATTCGGCATTTTTGCCAGTTCCCGCCTAAACAGTCCTGAGTTTAACCAAAATGTGTTTGCTGACATTGAAAATTTACGCTTATCTTCTAAGGGAGAAGAGAAATGGCAACGTGACGAAGATGCGCAACAAGATTTTTTACATTTCTTAGATACACGCAATCCCCAGCAACCTTTCTTCGGATTTTTATTTTATGACTCCGCCCACGGGCAGTCCTTACCGCCGGATTATCAAGGGCCGTTTGCCCCCAGTGCGCCGGACGTGATGAACTATTTGTTATTAACCAAAAATACAGATCCGACCCCGTATTTGAACCGTTATAAAAATTCTGTGCACTATATTGACGGACTGTTGCACCAGGTTTTTACCCGTCTGAAAGAAAAAGGATTAGATAAAAATACGGTGATTATTTTGACAGGCGACCACGGACAAGAAGTAAACGATACCCGTCACAATTTTTGGGGCCATAACAGTAATTTTGCAAAATACCAAACGCGGGTTCCGTTACTAGTTTGGTGGCCCGGTATGCAAGGCCAGCAAGTAGATCGCCGCACCGCCCACTATGATATTGTGCCTCTGCTTTTACGCCATGCACTGCTTTGCAACAATGCAGTGTCCGATTATAGCTCGGGCTATGATTTGCTGGACACTACTCCGCGTCCTTGGACGATTATCTCCAGTTACACCAACAAAGCCGTGCAGGAAGGCAATAAAATCTCTGTATTAAATAATTACGGCGGCATGGTAACCTACGACGAAGATTTTACCTCCACAGACACACCGGTAAGCGCCAAAGCACTAAACGAAAGTTTGAAAGAATTTAGTCATTTCTACAAATAG
- a CDS encoding hydrolase, with translation MTSTAITRDIAIALLKKYNQEPFHLLHAFTVEAVMRHFAENLGYGAEKDFWGLCGLLHDIDFEKFPQEHCKKAPELLAEIQAEPELVHAVCSHGYGISCDVKPEHEMEKVLFAVDELTGLIGAAARMRPSKSTQDMELASLKKKFKDKKFAAGCSRDIIRQGAEMLGWELDKLLGDTLQAMRTTEKEIAQQVIS, from the coding sequence ATGACTAGTACCGCTATTACTCGCGACATAGCAATTGCCTTGCTCAAAAAATACAATCAAGAGCCGTTTCATCTTTTACATGCTTTTACCGTAGAAGCGGTAATGCGCCATTTTGCCGAAAACCTGGGTTATGGCGCGGAAAAAGATTTTTGGGGATTGTGCGGCTTACTGCACGATATTGATTTTGAAAAGTTTCCGCAAGAACATTGTAAAAAAGCACCCGAACTTCTGGCCGAAATTCAAGCCGAACCAGAATTGGTACACGCCGTCTGTTCACACGGATATGGCATTTCTTGTGATGTAAAACCCGAGCATGAAATGGAAAAAGTATTGTTTGCGGTAGACGAACTGACGGGACTAATCGGAGCCGCGGCTCGCATGCGCCCGTCTAAAAGTACGCAAGATATGGAGCTAGCTAGTCTAAAGAAAAAATTTAAAGATAAAAAATTTGCCGCCGGATGCTCGCGCGACATTATTAGACAAGGCGCAGAGATGTTGGGGTGGGAACTGGACAAATTACTGGGTGACACCTTGCAAGCTATGCGTACAACAGAAAAAGAAATTGCGCAACAGGTTATTTCTTAA
- a CDS encoding radical SAM protein, with product MLTVKEIVTKGYITPSKLPGFDYVINPYVGCPHRCIYCYAEYMKRLTSHEEAWGDFLDVKTRSISHKPLDLQGKTILLSSVTDCYNFLEEKYRLTRQLLEQLRHSGAQITILTKSPLVLRDIDILKQIPEVTVGISVSTHQDEIRQQIEPGAPAIQERLAALETLHRAGIRTWLNVAPVCPGLTDWKNLVQSSLGFVDRYAFENLKLRASALHRVLLYITQKQPHLKALYHQIYEENNGNYWHNLRKEILAFCNAHKLSAAVYFSEKTPTE from the coding sequence ATGCTTACCGTAAAAGAAATAGTGACCAAAGGATATATTACGCCTTCCAAATTACCGGGATTTGATTATGTCATTAATCCCTATGTGGGATGTCCGCACCGGTGTATCTATTGTTATGCTGAATATATGAAACGGCTCACCAGTCACGAAGAAGCATGGGGCGATTTTCTAGATGTCAAAACGCGCAGCATTTCTCATAAACCGCTTGATTTGCAAGGCAAAACAATACTACTTAGCTCGGTTACTGACTGTTATAATTTTTTAGAAGAAAAATACCGCTTAACCCGCCAATTACTAGAGCAATTACGTCACAGCGGCGCGCAAATTACTATTTTGACTAAATCTCCTTTGGTACTGCGAGATATTGATATTTTGAAACAAATACCGGAAGTGACAGTCGGTATTTCTGTCAGTACCCACCAAGATGAAATCCGTCAACAAATAGAACCCGGCGCTCCGGCTATACAAGAGCGCCTAGCGGCTTTAGAAACCCTACACCGGGCAGGCATTCGCACTTGGCTCAACGTGGCCCCGGTTTGCCCCGGACTAACGGATTGGAAAAACCTAGTGCAATCCTCTTTAGGATTTGTAGATCGATACGCCTTTGAAAATTTAAAGTTGCGCGCTTCGGCATTACATCGAGTGTTACTGTATATCACGCAAAAACAGCCGCATTTGAAGGCGTTATATCATCAAATTTACGAAGAGAATAATGGGAACTACTGGCACAACTTGCGTAAGGAAATTCTAGCGTTTTGCAATGCTCATAAATTATCTGCTGCCGTGTACTTTTCGGAAAAAACGCCGACCGAATAA
- a CDS encoding NAD-dependent deacylase, producing the protein MREAFELIKNAQSGVVFTGAGVSVESGIPPFTGAGGLWNKYDPKFIELDFFYRDPKRSWEEMKKIFFTCMEEAHPNKAHEVIAQLEKRGGFQGVITQNIDGLHQRAGSKNVQEFHGTIHQMHCLNCGRKYRTEDIDLTEVPPTCLCGGVLKPDFVFYGEGIPPAVYARSEEMACSCDVMIIVGTAGQVMPACSMPLTAKQYGAKIIEVNTLPSAFTDTVSDYFYQVKATEFFAELEKEL; encoded by the coding sequence ATGAGAGAAGCATTTGAATTAATCAAAAACGCTCAAAGTGGCGTTGTATTTACTGGGGCAGGAGTGTCTGTGGAAAGTGGCATTCCCCCCTTTACCGGTGCGGGTGGCCTATGGAATAAGTATGATCCAAAATTTATTGAACTGGATTTTTTCTACCGTGATCCAAAACGCAGTTGGGAAGAAATGAAAAAGATTTTCTTTACCTGTATGGAAGAAGCGCATCCCAATAAAGCGCATGAAGTCATTGCACAACTGGAAAAGAGAGGCGGCTTTCAAGGGGTAATTACACAGAATATCGACGGATTACATCAAAGAGCCGGCAGTAAAAATGTGCAAGAATTTCACGGCACCATTCATCAAATGCACTGTCTAAACTGCGGTCGCAAATACCGCACGGAAGATATTGATTTAACAGAAGTTCCCCCCACTTGTTTATGTGGAGGAGTGCTCAAACCGGATTTTGTTTTTTATGGGGAAGGAATTCCCCCTGCGGTGTATGCCCGTTCCGAAGAGATGGCGTGTTCGTGTGATGTAATGATTATTGTGGGGACCGCCGGACAGGTAATGCCGGCGTGCAGCATGCCACTAACGGCTAAACAGTACGGGGCTAAAATTATTGAAGTCAATACTTTGCCTTCTGCTTTTACAGACACCGTGAGTGATTATTTCTATCAAGTGAAGGCTACAGAGTTCTTTGCCGAATTGGAAAAAGAGTTATAA